In Lemur catta isolate mLemCat1 chromosome 1, mLemCat1.pri, whole genome shotgun sequence, one DNA window encodes the following:
- the LOC123637721 gene encoding dnaJ homolog subfamily A member 1-like produces the protein MVKEITYYDVLGVKPNATHEELKKAYRKLALKYHPDKNPNEGEKFKQISQAYEVLSDAKKRELYDKGGEQAIKEGGAGGGFGSPMDIFDMFFGGGGRMQRERRGKNVVHQLSVTLEDLYNGATRKLALQKNVICDKCEGQGGKKGAVECCPNCRGTGMQIRIHQIGPGMVQQIQSVCMECQGHGEQISPKDRCKSCNGRKIVREKKILEVHIDKGIKDGQKITFHGEGDQEPGLEPGDITIVLDQKDHAVFTRRGEDLFMCMDIQLVEALCGFQKPISTLDNRTIVITSHPGQIVKHGDIKCVLNEGMPIYRRPYEKGRLIIEFKVNFPENGFLSPDKLSLLEKLLPERKEVEETDEMDQVELVDFDPNQERRRHYNGDAYEDDEHHPRGGVQCQTS, from the coding sequence ATGGTGAAAGAAATCACTTACTATGATGTTTTGGGGGTCAAACCCAATGCCACTCATGAAGAGTTGAAAAAGGCTTATAGGAAACTGGCATTGAAGTACCACCCTGATAAAAATCCAAATGAAGGAGAGAAGTTTAAGCAGATTTCTCAAGCTTACGAAGTACTCTCTgatgcaaagaaaagggaactatATGACAAAGGAGGAGAACAGGCAATTAAAGAGGGTGGAGCTGGTGGCGGTTTTGGCTCCCCCATGGACatctttgatatgttttttggaggaggaggaaggatgcaaagagaaaggagaggtaaAAATGTTGTACATCAGCTGTCAGTAACCTTAGAAGATTTATATAATGGTGCAACAAGAAAACTGGCTCTGCAAAAGAATGTGATTTGTGACAAATGTGAAGGCCAAGGTGGTAAGAAAGGAGCAGTAGAGTGCTGCCCCAATTGCCGAGGTACTGGAATGCAAATAAGAATTCATCAGATAGGCCCTGGAATGGTCCAGCAAATTCAGTCTGTGTGCATGGAGTGCCAGGGCCATGGAGAACAGATCAGTCCTAAAGATAGATGTAAAAGCTGCAATGGAAGGAAGATAGTTCGAGAAAAGAAGATTCTAGAAGTTCATATTGACAAAGGTATAAAAGATGGCCAGAAGATAACATTCCATGGTGAAGGAGACCAAGAACCAGGACTAGAGCCAGGAGATATTACCATTGTGTTAGATCAGAAGGACCATGCTGTTTTTACTCGACGAGGAGAAGACCTTTTCATGTGTATGGACATACAGCTGGTTGAAGCATTATGTGGCTTCCAAAAGCCAATATCTACTCTTGACAACCGAACCATAGTCATCACCTCTCATCCAGGTCAAATTGTCAAGCATGGAGATATCAAGTGTGTGCTAAATGAAGGCATGCCAATTTATCGTAGACCATATGAAAAGGGTCGCCTAATCATTGAATTTAAGGTAAATTTCCCTGAAAACGGCTTTCTTTCTCCTGATAAACTGTCTTTGCTGGAGAAACTCTTACCCGAGAGGAAGGAAGTAGAAGAGACTGATGAAATGGATCAAGTAGAACTGGTGGACTTTGATCCAAATCAAGAAAGACGGCGCCATTACAATGGAGATGCATATGAGGATGATGAACATCATCCCAGAGGTGGTGTTCAGTGTCAAACCTCTTAA
- the IL27RA gene encoding interleukin-27 receptor subunit alpha isoform X1: protein MRGARIAPFWPRPLPRLRLLLLSPLLFALFHWTRPQGNPGPLQCYGVGPLGNLNCSWEPLGDLGAPSTLHLQSQKYHSNKTQTVAVPAGQSWVAIPREQLTIFDKLLVWGTKAGQPLWPPVFVNLETRMKPNAPQLGPDVDFSEDNPLETTVQWAPPMWPSHKVLICQFYYRRCQEVTWTPLESELKTIPLAPIEVQDLELATAYEVYGRCRMENEEDLWGEWSPVLSFQTPPSAPKDVWVSGNLCGTRGVQEPLLLWKAPGPCVQVSYRVWFGAKEQEVSPKDVIPCCNLSIPTWAEWARVSAINAASWDPLTNLSLVCLAPGSGPRGVEVSGIAGGTEMLVTWQQGTGEPQEHVVDWACDRDPLEEFNWIRLPPGNLSAVLPGDFEAGVPYRITVTAVSAWGLAPAPPVWGFREELAPLAGPALWRLQDAPPGTPAIAWGEVPRHQLRGHLTHYTLCAQSGTRPAVCMNVSGSTWNVTLPDLHWGPCELWVMASTIAGQGPPGPSLWLHLPDNTLRWKVLPGVLFLWGLLLMGCGLGLATPGRCRHLWHKVLPRWIWEKVPDPAHSSSGQPHMEEVPQAQPIGDLPILEMEEMEPLPVSEPPQASALLDSGYEKHFLPTPEELGLLGLPRPQVLA, encoded by the exons ATGAGGGGGGCCCGCATCGCCCCCTTCTGGCCGCGGCCACTGCCCAggctgcggctgctgctgctgtcgcCTCTGTTGTTCGCGCTGTTCCACTGGACACGTCCCCAGG gCAACCCCGGGCCACTGCAATGCTATGGAGTTGGACCCTTGGGCAACTTGAACTGCTCGTGGGAGCCTCTTGGGGACCTGGGAGCCCCCTCCACGCTGCACCTCCAGAGCCAGAAGTA CCATTCCAACAAAACTCAGACTGTGGCAGTGCCTGCTGGACAGAGCTGGGTGGCTATTCCTCGGGAACAGCTCACCATCTTTGACAAACTCCTTGTCTGGGGCACCAAGGCAGGCCAGCCTCTTTGGCCTCCTGTCTTCGTGAACCTGGAAACCCGAA TGAAGCCAAACGCCCCCCAGCTGGGCCCAGATGTGGACTTTTCAGAGGATAACCCCCTGGAGACCACTGTCCAGTGGGCCCCACCCATGTGGCCATCTCATAAAGTCCTGATCTGCCAATTCTACTACCGAAGATGCCAGGAGGTGACCTGGACCCCG CTGGAATCAGAACTGAAGACCATCCCCCTGGCCCCCATTGAGGTCCAGGATTTGGAGCTAGCCACTGCCTACGAGGTGTATGGCCGCTGTCGAATGGAGAACGAAGAGGATTTGTGGGGCGAGTGGAGCCCCGTTCTGTCCTTCCAGACACCGCCCTCTG CTCCGAAAGATGTGTGGGTGTCTGGGAACCTGTGCGGGACACGTGGCGTACAGGAACCCTTGCTTCTTTGGAAG GCCCCAGGGCCCTGTGTGCAGGTGAGCTACAGAGTCTGGTTTGGGGCTAAAGAGCAGGAGGTGAGTCCAAAAGATGTCATCCCCTGCTGCAACCTCTCCATCCCCACCTGGGCAGAGTGGGCCAGGGTGTCTGCCATCAACGCTGCAAGCTGGGACCCTCTCACCAACCTTTCTTTGGTCTGTTTGG CTCCGGGCTCTGGCCCCCGTGGTGTGGAGGTCAGCGGCATTGCTGGGGGCACAGAGATGCTGGTGACCTGGCAACAGGGGACTGGGGAGCCACAGGAGCACGTGGTAGACTGGGCTTGTGACAGGGACCCCCTGGAGGAATTCAACTGGATCCGGCTTCCCCCTGGGAACCTCAGTGCCGTGTTACCAG GGGATTTCGAAGCAGGGGTCCCCTATCGAATCACGGTGACCGCAGTTTCTGCATGGGGCTTGGCCCCTGCGCCCCCAGTCTGGGGGTTCAGAGAGGAACTAG CGCCCCTAGCGGGGCCAGCGCTTTGGCGACTCCAAGATGCGCCCCCAGGGACCCCTGCCATAGCGTGGGGAGAGGTCCCAAGGCACCAACTCCGGGGCCACCTCACCCACTATACCTTGTGTGCACAGAGTGGAACCAGGCCCGCCGTCTGCATGAATG TGAGTGGCAGCACCTGGAATGTCACCCTGCCTGACCTTCACTGGGGTCCCTGTGAGCTGTGGGTGATGGCATCCACCATCGCAGGGCAGGGCCCACCTGGTCCCAGCCTCTGGCTTCACCTACCAG aTAACACGCTGAGATGGAAAGTTCTGCCAGGTGTCCTATTCCTTTGGGGCTTGCTTCTGATGGGCTGTGGCCTCGGCCTAGCCACCCCCGGAAG GTGCCGCCACCTGTGGCACAAGGTGCTGCCCCGCTGGATCTGGGAGAAGGTTCCTGATCCTGCCCACAGCAGTTCTGGCCAGCCACACATGGAG GAGGTGCCCCAAGCCCAACCCATTGGGGACTTACCCATCCTGGAAATGGAGGAGATGGAGCCACTGCCGGTTTCGGAGCCCCCCCAGGCCTCCGCCCTGCTTGACTCTGGGTATGAGAAACACTTCCTGCCCACGCCAGAGGAACTGGGCCTTCTCGGGCTCCCCAGGCCCCAAGTTCTAGCCTGA
- the RLN3 gene encoding relaxin-3, whose amino-acid sequence MAKCTLPLLLVVWVLAGELWLGAQARAAPYGVKLCGREFIRAVIFTCGGSRWRRSDILAHDAMGDAFPGANANTDSLAGELDETVGSSEWVALTKSPQAFYGGRPSWQETPGALRGSRDVLAGLSSNCCKWGCSKSEISSLC is encoded by the exons ATGGCCAAATGCACACTGCCTCTGCTGTTGGTGGTGTGGGTGCTGGCTGGGGAGCTCTGGCTGGGGGCCCAGGCCCGGGCAGCACCCTACGGAGTGAAGCTTTGCGGTCGTGAATTCATCCGAGCAGTCATCTTCACCTGCGGGGGCTCCCGGTGGAGACGATCGGACATCCTGGCCCACGACGCTATGG GGGATGCCTTCCCAGGTGCAAATGCCAACACGGACAGCCTAGCAGGCGAGCTGGATGAGACTGTGGGCTCTAGCGAGTGGGTGGCCCTGACCAAGTCTCCCCAGGCCTTTTACGGGGGCCGACCCAGCTGGCAGGAAACTCCAGGGGCTCTTCGGGGCAGCCGAGATGTCCTGGCTGGCCTTTCCAGCAACTGCTGCAAGTGGGGGTGCAGCAAGAGTGAAATCAGCAGCCTCTGCTAG
- the IL27RA gene encoding interleukin-27 receptor subunit alpha isoform X2 yields the protein MRGARIAPFWPRPLPRLRLLLLSPLLFALFHWTRPQGNPGPLQCYGVGPLGNLNCSWEPLGDLGAPSTLHLQSQKYHSNKTQTVAVPAGQSWVAIPREQLTIFDKLLVWGTKAGQPLWPPVFVNLETRMKPNAPQLGPDVDFSEDNPLETTVQWAPPMWPSHKVLICQFYYRRCQEVTWTPLESELKTIPLAPIEVQDLELATAYEVYGRCRMENEEDLWGEWSPVLSFQTPPSAPKDVWVSGNLCGTRGVQEPLLLWKAPGPCVQVSYRVWFGAKEQEVSPKDVIPCCNLSIPTWAEWARVSAINAASWDPLTNLSLVCLAPGSGPRGVEVSGIAGGTEMLVTWQQGTGEPQEHVVDWACDRDPLEEFNWIRLPPGNLSAVLPGDFEAGVPYRITVTAVSAWGLAPAPPVWGFREELAPLAGPALWRLQDAPPGTPAIAWGEVPRHQLRGHLTHYTLCAQSGTRPAVCMNVSGSTWNVTLPDLHWGPCELWVMASTIAGQGPPGPSLWLHLPGAATCGTRCCPAGSGRRFLILPTAVLASHTWRRCPKPNPLGTYPSWKWRRWSHCRFRSPPRPPPCLTLGMRNTSCPRQRNWAFSGSPGPKF from the exons ATGAGGGGGGCCCGCATCGCCCCCTTCTGGCCGCGGCCACTGCCCAggctgcggctgctgctgctgtcgcCTCTGTTGTTCGCGCTGTTCCACTGGACACGTCCCCAGG gCAACCCCGGGCCACTGCAATGCTATGGAGTTGGACCCTTGGGCAACTTGAACTGCTCGTGGGAGCCTCTTGGGGACCTGGGAGCCCCCTCCACGCTGCACCTCCAGAGCCAGAAGTA CCATTCCAACAAAACTCAGACTGTGGCAGTGCCTGCTGGACAGAGCTGGGTGGCTATTCCTCGGGAACAGCTCACCATCTTTGACAAACTCCTTGTCTGGGGCACCAAGGCAGGCCAGCCTCTTTGGCCTCCTGTCTTCGTGAACCTGGAAACCCGAA TGAAGCCAAACGCCCCCCAGCTGGGCCCAGATGTGGACTTTTCAGAGGATAACCCCCTGGAGACCACTGTCCAGTGGGCCCCACCCATGTGGCCATCTCATAAAGTCCTGATCTGCCAATTCTACTACCGAAGATGCCAGGAGGTGACCTGGACCCCG CTGGAATCAGAACTGAAGACCATCCCCCTGGCCCCCATTGAGGTCCAGGATTTGGAGCTAGCCACTGCCTACGAGGTGTATGGCCGCTGTCGAATGGAGAACGAAGAGGATTTGTGGGGCGAGTGGAGCCCCGTTCTGTCCTTCCAGACACCGCCCTCTG CTCCGAAAGATGTGTGGGTGTCTGGGAACCTGTGCGGGACACGTGGCGTACAGGAACCCTTGCTTCTTTGGAAG GCCCCAGGGCCCTGTGTGCAGGTGAGCTACAGAGTCTGGTTTGGGGCTAAAGAGCAGGAGGTGAGTCCAAAAGATGTCATCCCCTGCTGCAACCTCTCCATCCCCACCTGGGCAGAGTGGGCCAGGGTGTCTGCCATCAACGCTGCAAGCTGGGACCCTCTCACCAACCTTTCTTTGGTCTGTTTGG CTCCGGGCTCTGGCCCCCGTGGTGTGGAGGTCAGCGGCATTGCTGGGGGCACAGAGATGCTGGTGACCTGGCAACAGGGGACTGGGGAGCCACAGGAGCACGTGGTAGACTGGGCTTGTGACAGGGACCCCCTGGAGGAATTCAACTGGATCCGGCTTCCCCCTGGGAACCTCAGTGCCGTGTTACCAG GGGATTTCGAAGCAGGGGTCCCCTATCGAATCACGGTGACCGCAGTTTCTGCATGGGGCTTGGCCCCTGCGCCCCCAGTCTGGGGGTTCAGAGAGGAACTAG CGCCCCTAGCGGGGCCAGCGCTTTGGCGACTCCAAGATGCGCCCCCAGGGACCCCTGCCATAGCGTGGGGAGAGGTCCCAAGGCACCAACTCCGGGGCCACCTCACCCACTATACCTTGTGTGCACAGAGTGGAACCAGGCCCGCCGTCTGCATGAATG TGAGTGGCAGCACCTGGAATGTCACCCTGCCTGACCTTCACTGGGGTCCCTGTGAGCTGTGGGTGATGGCATCCACCATCGCAGGGCAGGGCCCACCTGGTCCCAGCCTCTGGCTTCACCTACCAG GTGCCGCCACCTGTGGCACAAGGTGCTGCCCCGCTGGATCTGGGAGAAGGTTCCTGATCCTGCCCACAGCAGTTCTGGCCAGCCACACATGGAG GAGGTGCCCCAAGCCCAACCCATTGGGGACTTACCCATCCTGGAAATGGAGGAGATGGAGCCACTGCCGGTTTCGGAGCCCCCCCAGGCCTCCGCCCTGCTTGACTCTGGGTATGAGAAACACTTCCTGCCCACGCCAGAGGAACTGGGCCTTCTCGGGCTCCCCAGGCCCCAAGTTCTAG